In one Poecilia reticulata strain Guanapo linkage group LG8, Guppy_female_1.0+MT, whole genome shotgun sequence genomic region, the following are encoded:
- the cyth1a gene encoding cytohesin-1a isoform X4: MEGESHVPDDLTPAEQQELENIRRRKQELLEDIQRLKDEIAEVTSEIENLGSTEERKNMQRNKQVAMGRKKFNMDPKKGIQFLIENDLLKNTSDNIAQFLYKGEGLNKTAIGDYLGERDEFNIQVLHAFVELHEFTDLNLVQALRQFLWSFRLPGEAQKIDRMMEAFAQRYCQCNPGVFQSTDTCYILSFAIIMLNTSLHNPNVKDKPTVERFISMNRGINDGGDLPEDLLRNLYDSIKNEPFKIPEDDGNDLTHTFFNPDREGWLLKLGGGRVKTWKRRWFILTDNCLYYFEYTTDKEPRGIIPLENLSIREVEDKKPNCFELFIPDNKDQVIKACKTEADGRVVEGNHTFYRISAPTAEEKDEWMNSIKAAISRDPFYEMLAARKKKVSSIKRH; this comes from the exons cGGCTGAAGGATGAGATAGCAGAAGTGACCAGTGAGATTGAGAATCTCGGCTCCACTGaagagag GAAAAATATGCAGAGGAACAAACAGGTGGCCATGGGCCGAAAGAAATTCAACATGGACCCCAAAAAG GGGATCCAGTTCCTGATTGAGAATGACTTGCTGAAGAACACCAGCGACAACATTGCTCAGTTCCTCTACAAAGGCGAGGGTCTGAACAAAACWGCCATCGGGGATTATCTGGGAGAGAG AGATGAATTCAATATCCAAGTCCTCCATGCTTTTGTGGAGCTTCATGAGTTCACAGACCTCAACCTGGTTCAGGCCCTGAG GCAGTTCCTGTGGAGTTTTCGTCTTCCGGGAGAAGCCCAGAAGATCGACCGTATGATGGAAGCCTTCGCTCAGCGCTACTGCCAGTGCAACCCTGGTGTTTTCCAGTCCACAG ACACGTGCTACATCCTTTCGTTTGCCATCATTATGCTGAACACCAGCCTTCACAACCCCAACGTGAAGGACAAGCCGACCGTGGAGCGTTTCATCTCTATGAACAGAGGCATCAACGACGGAGGAGACCTACCTGAAGACCTGCTCAGG AATCTATACGACAGCATAAAGAATGAACCTTTCAAAATTCCCGAGGACGACGGCAATGacctcacacacactttcttcAACCCGGACAGAGAAGGCTGGCTGCTGAAGCTGGG AGGGGGCCGTGTTAAAACTTGGAAGAGAAGATGGTTCATTCTCACAGACAACTGTCTTTATTACTTCGAGTACACCACA gacaaAGAGCCCAGAGGCATCATACCGTTGGAGAATCTGAGCATCAGGGAAGTTGAGGACAAGAAGCCT AATTGCTTTGAACTTTTCATCCCCGACAACAAAGATCAGGTAATAAAAGCTTGCAAAACTGAGGCRGATGGACGCGTTGTCGAGGGCAACCACACCTTCTATCGCATCTCTGCCCCCACTGCAGAGGAgaaagatgaatggatgaacagCATAAA AGCTGCTATTAGCAGGGACCCCTTTTATGAGATGCTTGCAGCCAGGAAGAAGAAAGTGTCGTCAATTAAGAGGCACTGA
- the cyth1a gene encoding cytohesin-1a isoform X2 — protein MQRNKQVAMGRKKFNMDPKKGIQFLIENDLLKNTSDNIAQFLYKGEGLNKTAIGDYLGERDEFNIQVLHAFVELHEFTDLNLVQALRQFLWSFRLPGEAQKIDRMMEAFAQRYCQCNPGVFQSTDTCYILSFAIIMLNTSLHNPNVKDKPTVERFISMNRGINDGGDLPEDLLRNLYDSIKNEPFKIPEDDGNDLTHTFFNPDREGWLLKLGGRVKTWKRRWFILTDNCLYYFEYTTDKEPRGIIPLENLSIREVEDKKPNCFELFIPDNKDQVIKACKTEADGRVVEGNHTFYRISAPTAEEKDEWMNSIKAAISRDPFYEMLAARKKKVSSIKRH, from the exons ATGCAGAGGAACAAACAGGTGGCCATGGGCCGAAAGAAATTCAACATGGACCCCAAAAAG GGGATCCAGTTCCTGATTGAGAATGACTTGCTGAAGAACACCAGCGACAACATTGCTCAGTTCCTCTACAAAGGCGAGGGTCTGAACAAAACWGCCATCGGGGATTATCTGGGAGAGAG AGATGAATTCAATATCCAAGTCCTCCATGCTTTTGTGGAGCTTCATGAGTTCACAGACCTCAACCTGGTTCAGGCCCTGAG GCAGTTCCTGTGGAGTTTTCGTCTTCCGGGAGAAGCCCAGAAGATCGACCGTATGATGGAAGCCTTCGCTCAGCGCTACTGCCAGTGCAACCCTGGTGTTTTCCAGTCCACAG ACACGTGCTACATCCTTTCGTTTGCCATCATTATGCTGAACACCAGCCTTCACAACCCCAACGTGAAGGACAAGCCGACCGTGGAGCGTTTCATCTCTATGAACAGAGGCATCAACGACGGAGGAGACCTACCTGAAGACCTGCTCAGG AATCTATACGACAGCATAAAGAATGAACCTTTCAAAATTCCCGAGGACGACGGCAATGacctcacacacactttcttcAACCCGGACAGAGAAGGCTGGCTGCTGAAGCTGG GGGGCCGTGTTAAAACTTGGAAGAGAAGATGGTTCATTCTCACAGACAACTGTCTTTATTACTTCGAGTACACCACA gacaaAGAGCCCAGAGGCATCATACCGTTGGAGAATCTGAGCATCAGGGAAGTTGAGGACAAGAAGCCT AATTGCTTTGAACTTTTCATCCCCGACAACAAAGATCAGGTAATAAAAGCTTGCAAAACTGAGGCRGATGGACGCGTTGTCGAGGGCAACCACACCTTCTATCGCATCTCTGCCCCCACTGCAGAGGAgaaagatgaatggatgaacagCATAAA AGCTGCTATTAGCAGGGACCCCTTTTATGAGATGCTTGCAGCCAGGAAGAAGAAAGTGTCGTCAATTAAGAGGCACTGA
- the cyth1a gene encoding cytohesin-1a isoform X3, with protein MVLKSEEGVVPDDLTPAEQQELENIRRRKQELLEDIQRLKDEIAEVTSEIENLGSTEERKNMQRNKQVAMGRKKFNMDPKKGIQFLIENDLLKNTSDNIAQFLYKGEGLNKTAIGDYLGERDEFNIQVLHAFVELHEFTDLNLVQALRQFLWSFRLPGEAQKIDRMMEAFAQRYCQCNPGVFQSTDTCYILSFAIIMLNTSLHNPNVKDKPTVERFISMNRGINDGGDLPEDLLRNLYDSIKNEPFKIPEDDGNDLTHTFFNPDREGWLLKLGGGRVKTWKRRWFILTDNCLYYFEYTTDKEPRGIIPLENLSIREVEDKKPNCFELFIPDNKDQVIKACKTEADGRVVEGNHTFYRISAPTAEEKDEWMNSIKAAISRDPFYEMLAARKKKVSSIKRH; from the exons cGGCTGAAGGATGAGATAGCAGAAGTGACCAGTGAGATTGAGAATCTCGGCTCCACTGaagagag GAAAAATATGCAGAGGAACAAACAGGTGGCCATGGGCCGAAAGAAATTCAACATGGACCCCAAAAAG GGGATCCAGTTCCTGATTGAGAATGACTTGCTGAAGAACACCAGCGACAACATTGCTCAGTTCCTCTACAAAGGCGAGGGTCTGAACAAAACWGCCATCGGGGATTATCTGGGAGAGAG AGATGAATTCAATATCCAAGTCCTCCATGCTTTTGTGGAGCTTCATGAGTTCACAGACCTCAACCTGGTTCAGGCCCTGAG GCAGTTCCTGTGGAGTTTTCGTCTTCCGGGAGAAGCCCAGAAGATCGACCGTATGATGGAAGCCTTCGCTCAGCGCTACTGCCAGTGCAACCCTGGTGTTTTCCAGTCCACAG ACACGTGCTACATCCTTTCGTTTGCCATCATTATGCTGAACACCAGCCTTCACAACCCCAACGTGAAGGACAAGCCGACCGTGGAGCGTTTCATCTCTATGAACAGAGGCATCAACGACGGAGGAGACCTACCTGAAGACCTGCTCAGG AATCTATACGACAGCATAAAGAATGAACCTTTCAAAATTCCCGAGGACGACGGCAATGacctcacacacactttcttcAACCCGGACAGAGAAGGCTGGCTGCTGAAGCTGGG AGGGGGCCGTGTTAAAACTTGGAAGAGAAGATGGTTCATTCTCACAGACAACTGTCTTTATTACTTCGAGTACACCACA gacaaAGAGCCCAGAGGCATCATACCGTTGGAGAATCTGAGCATCAGGGAAGTTGAGGACAAGAAGCCT AATTGCTTTGAACTTTTCATCCCCGACAACAAAGATCAGGTAATAAAAGCTTGCAAAACTGAGGCRGATGGACGCGTTGTCGAGGGCAACCACACCTTCTATCGCATCTCTGCCCCCACTGCAGAGGAgaaagatgaatggatgaacagCATAAA AGCTGCTATTAGCAGGGACCCCTTTTATGAGATGCTTGCAGCCAGGAAGAAGAAAGTGTCGTCAATTAAGAGGCACTGA
- the cyth1a gene encoding cytohesin-1a isoform X5, whose protein sequence is MQRNKQVAMGRKKFNMDPKKGIQFLIENDLLKNTSDNIAQFLYKGEGLNKTAIGDYLGERDEFNIQVLHAFVELHEFTDLNLVQALRQFLWSFRLPGEAQKIDRMMEAFAQRYCQCNPGVFQSTDTCYILSFAIIMLNTSLHNPNVKDKPTVERFISMNRGINDGGDLPEDLLRNLYDSIKNEPFKIPEDDGNDLTHTFFNPDREGWLLKLGGGRVKTWKRRWFILTDNCLYYFEYTTDKEPRGIIPLENLSIREVEDKKPNCFELFIPDNKDQVIKACKTEADGRVVEGNHTFYRISAPTAEEKDEWMNSIKAAISRDPFYEMLAARKKKVSSIKRH, encoded by the exons ATGCAGAGGAACAAACAGGTGGCCATGGGCCGAAAGAAATTCAACATGGACCCCAAAAAG GGGATCCAGTTCCTGATTGAGAATGACTTGCTGAAGAACACCAGCGACAACATTGCTCAGTTCCTCTACAAAGGCGAGGGTCTGAACAAAACWGCCATCGGGGATTATCTGGGAGAGAG AGATGAATTCAATATCCAAGTCCTCCATGCTTTTGTGGAGCTTCATGAGTTCACAGACCTCAACCTGGTTCAGGCCCTGAG GCAGTTCCTGTGGAGTTTTCGTCTTCCGGGAGAAGCCCAGAAGATCGACCGTATGATGGAAGCCTTCGCTCAGCGCTACTGCCAGTGCAACCCTGGTGTTTTCCAGTCCACAG ACACGTGCTACATCCTTTCGTTTGCCATCATTATGCTGAACACCAGCCTTCACAACCCCAACGTGAAGGACAAGCCGACCGTGGAGCGTTTCATCTCTATGAACAGAGGCATCAACGACGGAGGAGACCTACCTGAAGACCTGCTCAGG AATCTATACGACAGCATAAAGAATGAACCTTTCAAAATTCCCGAGGACGACGGCAATGacctcacacacactttcttcAACCCGGACAGAGAAGGCTGGCTGCTGAAGCTGGG AGGGGGCCGTGTTAAAACTTGGAAGAGAAGATGGTTCATTCTCACAGACAACTGTCTTTATTACTTCGAGTACACCACA gacaaAGAGCCCAGAGGCATCATACCGTTGGAGAATCTGAGCATCAGGGAAGTTGAGGACAAGAAGCCT AATTGCTTTGAACTTTTCATCCCCGACAACAAAGATCAGGTAATAAAAGCTTGCAAAACTGAGGCRGATGGACGCGTTGTCGAGGGCAACCACACCTTCTATCGCATCTCTGCCCCCACTGCAGAGGAgaaagatgaatggatgaacagCATAAA AGCTGCTATTAGCAGGGACCCCTTTTATGAGATGCTTGCAGCCAGGAAGAAGAAAGTGTCGTCAATTAAGAGGCACTGA